The following proteins are co-located in the Alcaligenes faecalis genome:
- a CDS encoding alkene reductase → MGLAPSTLFSALNVGSLQLPNRIVMAPMTRSRTDQPGNIPNALMAQYYAQRASAGLLISEATQISQQGQGYSFTPGIYTQQQVQGWRLVTDAVHQAGGRIVLQLWHVGRMSHASFHADGQTVAPSALSPQAQVWVVGEDGVGRMLDCPVPRALTAQEIAAVIEDYRLAAAKAIQAGFDGVEIHGANGYLIDQFLRTTSNHREDAYGGSVENRVRFAREVVEAVAGEIGAERTGIRLAPFITQRAMNCPEIIPTILHLATVLDGKGLAYIHLSEADWDDAPEIPDDFRHALRAHFSGRIIVAGKYDAHKAEQIVKRGLADLVAFGRPFIANPDLPVRLRNQLPLASFDPQTLFGGGAQGYTDYPSMA, encoded by the coding sequence ATGGGTTTAGCACCATCTACTTTATTTTCTGCATTAAACGTGGGCAGCTTGCAGCTACCCAACCGTATCGTGATGGCACCCATGACGCGTAGCCGCACCGATCAGCCGGGGAATATTCCGAATGCCTTGATGGCCCAGTATTACGCTCAGCGTGCCAGTGCAGGCTTATTGATCAGTGAAGCCACACAGATTTCGCAGCAAGGGCAAGGCTATAGCTTCACTCCCGGTATTTACACCCAGCAACAGGTGCAAGGCTGGCGTCTGGTTACGGATGCTGTGCATCAAGCCGGTGGTCGGATTGTTCTGCAATTGTGGCATGTAGGTCGCATGTCTCATGCCAGTTTTCATGCCGATGGGCAGACTGTGGCTCCTTCGGCCTTGTCACCCCAGGCTCAGGTCTGGGTAGTGGGCGAGGATGGGGTGGGGCGGATGCTGGATTGCCCTGTGCCGCGTGCCCTGACCGCGCAAGAGATTGCCGCTGTCATTGAGGATTACCGTTTGGCTGCTGCCAAGGCGATACAAGCCGGTTTTGATGGCGTGGAAATCCATGGGGCAAACGGTTATCTGATTGATCAGTTCCTGCGTACCACCTCCAATCACCGTGAAGATGCGTATGGCGGCAGTGTGGAAAATCGTGTTCGCTTTGCCAGGGAGGTGGTCGAAGCAGTAGCAGGAGAGATCGGGGCAGAGCGCACCGGTATCCGTTTGGCTCCCTTTATTACGCAGCGCGCCATGAACTGCCCTGAAATTATCCCAACCATTTTGCATTTGGCGACGGTATTGGACGGGAAGGGTTTGGCCTATATCCACTTGTCAGAGGCGGATTGGGATGATGCGCCTGAGATTCCCGATGATTTTCGTCATGCCTTGCGTGCCCACTTTTCGGGCCGAATTATCGTTGCGGGCAAATATGACGCCCACAAAGCCGAGCAGATTGTAAAGCGTGGCCTGGCGGATCTGGTGGCATTTGGCCGCCCCTTTATCGCCAATCCAGATTTGCCAGTGCGCTTGCGAAATCAGCTTCCCTTGGCCAGCTTCGATCCTCAAACCTTGTTTGGAGGTGGCGCCCAAGGCTACACCGATTATCCGAGCATGGCCTAA
- a CDS encoding LysR family transcriptional regulator produces the protein MKALQDLEIFVRTADTASLSATARGLGITPAAASAALKRLEAEVGVQLFLRSTRHLRLTSEGEVFLAQCRPALSALQQASLQLASGGPGSRGQLKLAAPSDLGRNVLLPWLNEFQDANPGIDIRLHLSDRLANVYSEPIDAAFRYGQPADSNLVAMPLAPTHRRVLCAAPSYLKHHGTPASPLELQEHDCLCFMLGDDVHDRWKFERTGQAATFVRVRAVNVSNDGDVVRRWALLGKGIAYKSYFDVAQDIARGHLRTLCNDWLGENTPLYLLAAGRQQITPLLRQLHQFMLERLERWDQQAHLPKKHTGTTMNV, from the coding sequence ATGAAAGCCCTGCAGGATCTGGAGATTTTTGTTCGCACCGCTGACACTGCCAGCCTGTCTGCCACAGCACGGGGTTTGGGCATCACACCGGCAGCGGCCAGCGCAGCACTCAAACGTCTGGAAGCGGAGGTAGGCGTGCAGCTTTTCCTGCGCTCCACCCGCCATTTGCGGCTGACCTCTGAAGGCGAAGTGTTCCTGGCTCAATGCCGTCCCGCCCTGTCTGCCCTGCAACAAGCCAGCTTGCAACTGGCCAGCGGCGGCCCCGGCTCCCGGGGACAACTGAAGCTGGCGGCACCGTCTGATCTGGGGCGCAATGTGCTCTTGCCTTGGTTAAACGAATTTCAGGATGCCAATCCGGGCATAGACATACGCCTGCATCTGTCCGACCGGCTGGCCAATGTCTACAGCGAACCCATTGACGCCGCCTTTCGCTATGGTCAGCCGGCAGACTCCAATTTGGTGGCGATGCCTTTGGCGCCCACACATCGCCGGGTTCTATGTGCCGCCCCCTCCTATCTGAAGCATCACGGCACACCTGCCTCCCCTCTGGAGCTACAGGAGCACGACTGTCTTTGCTTCATGCTGGGGGACGATGTCCATGATCGCTGGAAATTTGAGCGTACTGGTCAAGCGGCTACTTTTGTCCGAGTCCGGGCTGTCAATGTCTCCAACGACGGCGATGTGGTCCGACGCTGGGCCTTGCTGGGCAAAGGCATTGCATACAAATCCTACTTCGACGTGGCCCAGGATATTGCCCGTGGCCACCTACGCACTCTCTGCAACGACTGGCTGGGCGAAAACACCCCCCTGTATTTGCTGGCTGCCGGACGGCAGCAAATTACCCCCTTGCTGCGCCAGTTGCATCAGTTCATGCTGGAACGCCTGGAACGCTGGGACCAGCAAGCCCATCTGCCGAAAAAGCACACAGGAACGACGATGAACGTCTAG
- a CDS encoding phosphocholine-specific phospholipase C, whose translation MTHINRRNFLRLAASAAALGPFPPAIQKALAIPANNATGTINDVEHVIILMQENRSFDHYYGTMPGVRGFSDRITIPMASGESVWRQQGSNGMVQPYYLDASKGNALRVGGAHDWNDQQEAWDGGRMADWPKAKYTNVAMGYLKESDLPFHWSLANAFTVCDAYHTSINTGTFTNRMFLWSGSNGANLIGRACVTNSNWGRLGPSEEGLNWTTYPERLQEAGVRWKVYNRPGNNSNNNQLVAFASYRKVNEELAALGSPDATYSHQMEAHSPLYKGFGNTMPDGGFLQAIADDIEMGQLPQVSWIVAPGPYSEHPSMGVPGQGAWYLERLLNILTDKPEIWSKTVLIVNYDENDCFFDHMPPPAPPWRNRDGSLEGKSTVDVSNEYYTMPAPDGDSRKVAPDGRPFGAGPRLPTLIISPWSVGGWVNSQQFDHTSVLRFLEQRFGVQEPNISPWRRAVFGDMRSCFDFKSPNASKPALNPAPTRDQADATLRQQASAGKVPMPPVGTEPMPTQDLMLRPSRALPYQLHTSANVDLDKEQVWLTFSNTGTQGTVFHVYDKLQLSDYPRRFTVEANKIISDAWTVHADHKGNYSLWVLGPNGYHRHFKGNIHDLRQGPKPEVRVCYEPKANAVSLTIMNMGDQPATITVTANAYREDGPWVYTVDPGMQIDARWSLEISGNWYDFTATMGESFERRFAGRLETGRDGISDPAMGVAR comes from the coding sequence ATGACTCACATCAATCGCCGTAATTTTCTGCGACTGGCTGCCAGTGCGGCCGCTTTGGGCCCCTTTCCGCCTGCTATTCAAAAGGCGCTGGCTATCCCCGCCAATAACGCCACAGGAACCATCAATGACGTGGAGCACGTCATTATCCTGATGCAGGAAAACCGCTCTTTTGATCACTATTACGGCACCATGCCAGGCGTGCGCGGTTTCAGCGACCGCATCACCATCCCGATGGCATCGGGCGAATCGGTCTGGCGTCAGCAAGGTAGCAACGGCATGGTTCAACCCTATTATCTGGATGCCAGCAAAGGCAACGCCTTGCGGGTCGGCGGCGCACACGACTGGAACGATCAGCAAGAGGCCTGGGATGGCGGTCGCATGGCGGACTGGCCCAAGGCCAAGTACACCAACGTCGCCATGGGCTATCTGAAAGAGTCCGATCTGCCCTTTCACTGGTCGCTGGCCAATGCCTTTACCGTTTGCGACGCCTACCACACCTCTATCAATACCGGCACCTTCACCAACCGCATGTTCTTGTGGAGTGGCAGTAACGGCGCCAATCTGATTGGCCGCGCCTGCGTGACCAACTCCAACTGGGGGCGCCTGGGCCCGTCCGAAGAGGGTCTGAACTGGACAACGTACCCAGAACGTCTGCAAGAAGCCGGCGTGCGCTGGAAGGTGTACAACCGCCCCGGCAACAACAGCAACAACAACCAGCTCGTGGCCTTTGCTTCCTACCGCAAGGTCAATGAGGAGCTGGCCGCACTGGGCTCCCCTGATGCCACCTACTCCCATCAAATGGAAGCCCACTCCCCCCTGTACAAGGGCTTTGGCAACACCATGCCTGACGGTGGTTTTTTGCAAGCCATTGCCGATGACATCGAAATGGGCCAATTGCCACAGGTCAGCTGGATTGTGGCCCCCGGCCCCTACAGCGAACACCCCAGCATGGGCGTGCCCGGTCAGGGAGCCTGGTATCTGGAACGGCTGCTGAACATTCTGACCGACAAGCCCGAGATCTGGAGCAAGACTGTCCTGATCGTGAACTACGACGAGAACGACTGCTTCTTTGACCACATGCCCCCACCCGCCCCACCATGGCGCAACCGGGATGGTTCGTTGGAAGGCAAATCCACGGTCGATGTCTCCAATGAGTACTACACCATGCCGGCTCCTGACGGGGACTCCCGCAAGGTCGCACCCGATGGTCGCCCTTTTGGGGCCGGCCCACGTCTGCCCACCCTGATTATTTCCCCGTGGAGCGTGGGTGGCTGGGTCAACTCCCAACAGTTTGACCACACCTCGGTACTACGCTTTCTGGAGCAGCGTTTTGGTGTGCAAGAGCCCAATATCAGTCCTTGGCGTCGCGCCGTATTCGGCGATATGCGTTCCTGCTTCGATTTCAAATCCCCCAATGCCTCCAAACCCGCATTGAACCCTGCGCCCACACGTGACCAGGCCGATGCCACCCTGCGCCAGCAAGCCAGCGCAGGCAAGGTGCCCATGCCCCCTGTTGGCACGGAGCCCATGCCCACCCAGGATTTAATGCTGCGCCCTTCACGCGCCCTGCCTTACCAATTGCACACCAGCGCCAATGTAGACCTGGACAAAGAGCAGGTCTGGCTAACGTTCAGCAATACCGGCACGCAAGGTACCGTGTTCCATGTGTACGACAAGCTGCAGCTCTCGGACTACCCACGCCGCTTTACGGTGGAAGCCAACAAGATCATCTCGGATGCCTGGACCGTTCACGCGGATCACAAGGGCAACTACAGCCTGTGGGTGTTGGGGCCAAACGGCTACCATCGCCACTTCAAGGGCAACATCCACGACTTGCGCCAAGGCCCCAAACCAGAAGTACGCGTGTGCTACGAGCCCAAGGCCAATGCCGTCTCCTTGACCATCATGAATATGGGCGATCAGCCCGCGACCATCACGGTAACTGCCAACGCCTATCGTGAGGATGGCCCCTGGGTCTACACCGTTGATCCGGGCATGCAAATTGATGCACGCTGGTCGCTGGAAATCTCAGGCAACTGGTACGACTTCACCGCCACCATGGGTGAGTCCTTCGAGCGCCGCTTTGCCGGTCGCCTGGAGACTGGCCGGGATGGCATCAGCGACCCAGCCATGGGTGTCGCACGCTAG
- a CDS encoding LysR substrate-binding domain-containing protein — MTLNQLRAFVMVAQHGGFSAAARALNMSHTTLSSQIQIIEREYGAELFHRRGRRVELSTLGLEMLPMARRMISLESDMRQMLDGSGKLHYGTLKLGAVSPYHVTELIASFHAVYPRIKQSVKLGNSELVLDDLDQYICDVGVVASCQPQRRYYMQPYARYPVIAFVRQDHPFARRNNIALEELAGEPLLMREEGSTTRKALEDALHERKIKVDVAMEIGSREALRESVIRGLGVGTVSESEYVPDPRLRVVRIQNEPVWTQIHVCCLHERRESRLVAAFFDAIAHHQSALPVASTAA, encoded by the coding sequence ATGACGCTCAACCAACTACGGGCCTTCGTCATGGTGGCCCAGCACGGCGGCTTTTCAGCCGCCGCGCGGGCCTTGAACATGAGCCACACCACACTCAGCTCACAAATTCAAATCATTGAACGCGAATACGGGGCCGAGCTGTTTCACCGCCGTGGCCGACGCGTCGAGCTGTCTACCCTGGGGCTGGAAATGCTGCCCATGGCCAGACGCATGATCTCGCTGGAATCAGACATGCGCCAGATGCTCGATGGCAGTGGCAAACTGCATTACGGCACCTTGAAGCTGGGTGCCGTCAGCCCCTATCACGTCACCGAGCTGATCGCATCCTTTCATGCCGTGTATCCGCGCATCAAACAGTCCGTCAAACTAGGCAACTCGGAATTGGTACTGGACGATCTGGATCAATACATCTGCGATGTTGGTGTGGTCGCCAGTTGCCAGCCACAGCGCCGCTATTACATGCAACCTTACGCTCGCTACCCGGTCATCGCCTTTGTGCGCCAAGACCACCCTTTCGCCCGACGCAATAACATTGCACTGGAGGAGCTGGCCGGTGAGCCCTTGCTGATGCGCGAAGAAGGCTCAACAACCCGCAAGGCACTGGAAGACGCCTTGCACGAACGCAAGATCAAGGTAGATGTGGCCATGGAAATAGGCAGCCGCGAAGCCCTGCGCGAATCGGTTATTCGCGGCTTGGGAGTGGGCACGGTCTCCGAATCCGAATACGTACCAGACCCGCGCTTGCGTGTGGTGCGTATTCAAAACGAGCCGGTCTGGACGCAGATCCACGTCTGCTGTTTGCACGAGCGTCGGGAATCTCGTTTGGTCGCTGCCTTTTTTGATGCCATCGCTCATCATCAAAGCGCCCTGCCCGTCGCCAGTACCGCTGCCTGA
- the phnX gene encoding phosphonoacetaldehyde hydrolase produces the protein MTQNFNALNTLMSDKVEAVIFDWAGTLVDFSSLAPTQIFVDAFATFGIQISLEQARGPMGLSKRDHIRTLLATESIQDQWLAQFERASTDADIDAIYERFMPMQIEKVAEYSAPIEGAAAVLEQLRAKGIKIGSCSGYPRQVLDVLLPAAASQGIAPDCIIAGDELPAGGRPGPFMALANVLALGVGDVRRCIKVDDTVPGIEEGRRAGMWTVGLSLSGNEVGLSLEELAQTDPAEVQARVERASERLRQSGAHYVIETVADFPAVVLAIQERLAQGETP, from the coding sequence ATGACTCAGAATTTCAATGCGCTCAATACGCTGATGTCGGACAAGGTCGAAGCCGTTATTTTTGACTGGGCAGGCACGCTGGTCGATTTCAGCTCCTTGGCACCGACACAGATTTTTGTAGATGCTTTTGCCACTTTTGGCATTCAAATCAGCCTGGAGCAGGCACGCGGCCCGATGGGCTTGTCCAAACGGGATCACATCCGTACTTTGCTGGCCACCGAGTCGATTCAGGATCAGTGGCTGGCTCAGTTCGAGCGCGCCTCTACGGATGCCGACATTGACGCCATCTACGAGCGTTTCATGCCCATGCAGATCGAGAAGGTAGCGGAATATTCGGCCCCGATTGAAGGTGCGGCGGCGGTGCTGGAGCAATTGCGTGCCAAAGGTATCAAAATTGGTTCGTGCTCGGGTTATCCACGTCAGGTGCTGGATGTTTTGTTGCCTGCTGCAGCCAGCCAGGGCATTGCTCCAGATTGCATTATTGCCGGTGACGAGTTGCCTGCTGGTGGCCGACCCGGCCCGTTCATGGCGCTGGCCAATGTTCTGGCTCTGGGTGTGGGCGATGTGCGCCGCTGCATCAAAGTGGACGATACCGTGCCGGGTATTGAAGAAGGCCGCCGTGCCGGGATGTGGACGGTAGGTTTGAGCCTGTCGGGTAACGAGGTGGGTTTGTCCCTGGAGGAACTGGCCCAAACGGATCCGGCAGAGGTACAAGCACGAGTCGAGCGTGCCAGTGAACGTTTGCGTCAGTCTGGTGCTCATTATGTGATTGAAACCGTAGCCGATTTTCCGGCTGTGGTGCTGGCGATCCAGGAACGTCTGGCGCAAGGCGAGACACCCTGA
- the psrA gene encoding iron-containing alcohol dehydrogenase PsrA: MWHFFNPVQIDAGNGAFERLPERLGGRRAILIAFPQARELGQCERLQALLGEQLVAIETDIQPNPDVSWLAPLYERLWRDYPEAECIIALGGGSVIDCAKAMLTSTPSGTFAELLDCLSGNTSLSQPPGRVRSLIAVPTTAGTGSEVTPWATIWDKGQGRKYSLHLPWTWPQAAIIDPALMCSLPAGVTLASGLDALSHALESLWNVNRNPVSASLAVSAARQVISSLPLLMQDLSNLELRAQLAVAAAMAGLAFSNTKTALAHSLSYDLTLEQGLPHGIACSFSLPHVMQMALGQDEQLDQFLLSIFDARNGPQAVLALSGFLQGLGVSTDPASYGVSPEQWQQRIVQAMQGPRGRNFIGAHALDAVQV; this comes from the coding sequence ATGTGGCATTTTTTCAATCCCGTTCAGATTGATGCTGGCAATGGCGCTTTCGAGCGTTTGCCCGAACGCTTGGGTGGCCGCCGGGCCATTCTGATTGCCTTCCCGCAGGCACGCGAGCTGGGACAGTGCGAGCGTCTGCAAGCCTTGCTGGGTGAGCAACTGGTTGCGATTGAAACCGATATTCAGCCCAATCCGGATGTGTCCTGGTTGGCGCCGTTGTACGAGCGTCTGTGGCGCGACTACCCCGAGGCCGAGTGCATTATTGCCTTGGGAGGCGGCAGCGTGATTGATTGCGCCAAAGCCATGTTGACCAGCACCCCTTCGGGGACGTTTGCCGAACTGCTCGACTGCTTGTCGGGCAACACCAGCCTGAGCCAGCCTCCAGGGCGGGTGCGCAGCCTGATTGCCGTGCCCACCACGGCAGGAACCGGGAGCGAAGTGACCCCCTGGGCAACAATTTGGGATAAGGGGCAGGGGCGCAAGTACTCCCTGCATCTGCCCTGGACCTGGCCTCAGGCCGCGATTATTGATCCGGCCCTGATGTGCAGCCTGCCTGCTGGCGTTACCTTGGCCAGTGGTCTGGATGCTTTGTCGCATGCGCTGGAGTCCTTATGGAACGTGAATCGTAATCCCGTATCGGCCAGCCTGGCGGTATCGGCGGCACGACAAGTGATCAGCAGTCTGCCTTTGCTGATGCAGGACCTGTCCAACCTGGAGCTGCGTGCTCAACTGGCTGTGGCAGCAGCGATGGCGGGTCTGGCTTTCTCCAATACCAAGACGGCTCTGGCGCACTCTCTGTCCTACGACCTGACTCTGGAGCAGGGCTTGCCACACGGGATTGCCTGCTCTTTTAGTTTGCCGCATGTCATGCAGATGGCCTTGGGACAGGATGAGCAGTTGGATCAGTTTTTATTGTCGATTTTTGATGCTCGCAACGGCCCGCAAGCTGTCTTGGCCTTGAGCGGTTTTTTGCAAGGCCTGGGAGTCAGCACGGACCCGGCCAGCTACGGGGTATCGCCCGAACAGTGGCAACAACGCATTGTCCAGGCAATGCAAGGACCACGCGGACGTAATTTTATTGGTGCACATGCTCTGGATGCAGTGCAGGTATAA
- the phnE gene encoding phosphonate ABC transporter, permease protein PhnE — protein sequence MSTPTSVKSWVTTALLVAAIVVGLQWSAQGAQLSAAEFAAGLPQIADFLSRTFPPDWSILGSLVPPAIETIQIAIWGTVLGVLGAVPVSFLAARNLNVNRYLYSFTRQSLNVIRSINELILALVFVAAVGLGPFPGVLALAVHGVGMLGKFFAESIEEIDQGPLDALRATGARPLQVIVFGVLPQVITAWIAVILYRFEVNLRSATVLGMVGAGGLGFELVSSLKLFKYQETATCIVVITVMVVVADLISNRLREAIRNNGRD from the coding sequence ATGTCCACGCCTACGAGTGTTAAAAGCTGGGTCACCACGGCTTTGTTGGTCGCGGCGATTGTCGTAGGGCTGCAGTGGAGTGCGCAAGGCGCACAATTGAGCGCCGCCGAGTTTGCCGCTGGCCTGCCGCAGATTGCCGATTTTCTAAGCCGTACCTTCCCGCCAGACTGGAGCATTTTGGGCAGTCTGGTCCCGCCTGCCATCGAGACGATTCAGATCGCGATTTGGGGCACGGTATTAGGTGTGCTGGGAGCCGTTCCGGTGTCGTTTCTGGCGGCCCGTAACTTGAATGTCAACCGGTATCTGTACAGTTTTACCCGACAAAGTCTGAACGTGATACGCAGTATCAACGAGCTGATTCTGGCTTTGGTGTTTGTGGCTGCAGTCGGGCTGGGTCCTTTCCCCGGTGTGCTGGCGTTGGCGGTACACGGCGTGGGGATGCTGGGCAAGTTTTTTGCGGAAAGCATAGAAGAGATTGACCAGGGTCCGTTGGATGCCTTGCGTGCGACGGGTGCGCGCCCCTTGCAAGTCATTGTGTTCGGGGTGTTGCCTCAGGTGATTACGGCGTGGATTGCGGTGATTCTGTATCGCTTTGAGGTCAATCTGCGTTCGGCGACTGTGCTGGGTATGGTGGGGGCCGGTGGTTTGGGCTTTGAGCTGGTCAGCAGTCTGAAACTGTTCAAGTACCAGGAAACGGCAACCTGCATCGTGGTCATTACGGTGATGGTAGTAGTGGCTGACCTGATTTCCAATCGCCTGCGCGAGGCTATTCGCAACAACGGCCGCGATTGA
- the phnC gene encoding phosphonate ABC transporter ATP-binding protein, which translates to MIRLRGLNKSYGSNDVLCGVDMDAQAGEFLVVLGQSGAGKSTLLRCMNRLAQADTGEMSVAGIDAMSAQDTRALRRQVAMIFQHHDVVPRLSVLRNVLTGRLGAVPVWSSILQLFSRADIALAKECLERVGLAHKAQARTDSLSGGQRQRVGIARALAQRPRIILADEPVASLDPKTARLVMRYLHDASRELGITVVCNLHQVDYAREFADRIVGLAHGRVVYNGAPDLMTEDDLARIYPGPEPGQGGAHSQEANEAAASFLNEPLTIATKGA; encoded by the coding sequence ATGATCCGTTTGCGTGGCCTGAACAAAAGTTATGGTTCCAATGATGTCCTGTGCGGTGTGGATATGGATGCACAGGCCGGTGAGTTTCTGGTTGTGCTGGGGCAGTCCGGCGCGGGCAAGTCCACCTTGTTGCGCTGTATGAACCGGTTGGCACAGGCCGATACGGGCGAGATGTCAGTGGCTGGGATTGATGCCATGTCGGCTCAGGATACCCGGGCATTGCGCCGCCAGGTTGCCATGATTTTCCAGCATCACGATGTGGTGCCTCGTTTGTCAGTGCTGCGCAATGTATTGACTGGGCGTTTGGGGGCGGTTCCGGTGTGGAGCTCGATCCTGCAACTGTTCAGCCGTGCTGATATTGCCCTGGCCAAAGAATGTCTGGAGCGGGTGGGACTGGCGCATAAAGCCCAGGCCCGCACGGATTCCTTGTCGGGTGGCCAGCGTCAGCGTGTGGGCATTGCCCGCGCGCTGGCTCAGCGCCCCCGCATCATTCTGGCTGATGAGCCGGTTGCCAGCCTGGACCCTAAGACAGCCCGTCTGGTGATGCGTTATTTGCACGACGCCAGTCGGGAACTGGGTATTACCGTGGTGTGCAACCTGCATCAGGTCGATTACGCCCGTGAGTTTGCCGACCGTATTGTGGGCCTGGCCCATGGTCGGGTGGTGTACAACGGTGCCCCCGACTTGATGACGGAAGATGATTTAGCCCGTATTTATCCCGGTCCGGAGCCAGGGCAGGGCGGTGCGCACTCCCAAGAGGCAAATGAGGCCGCTGCCTCCTTCCTGAACGAACCACTGACCATTGCGACCAAGGGAGCCTGA
- the phnD gene encoding phosphonate ABC transporter substrate-binding protein: MIFSVFGTAAQAAQDTLTIGLIPAEDSQAMIESSKQVIEQLERESGMKVEPFVATDYNGIIEALRAKKLDVAYLGPFSYVLASTVADVEAFAVAVTKKTGKSAYKSLIVVRADSGIDNVDQLKDRTFAFVDPSSTSGHLFPKAGLENDGYKPEELFSRVVFSGSHDASLLAVANKKVDAAAVADRIYASAISKGQLAQDDLKVVWSSNDIPESPMVWRKDLDPSVKEKVAKALANIKDVPWGDQGMLNGFQATNDAAYNVVRDTAKVLNLDLRSMK; this comes from the coding sequence ATGATCTTCTCGGTGTTTGGGACGGCCGCCCAGGCCGCCCAGGACACCCTGACGATTGGTCTTATTCCTGCCGAAGACTCGCAGGCCATGATCGAATCGAGCAAGCAGGTGATTGAACAACTGGAGCGCGAATCCGGCATGAAGGTCGAGCCTTTTGTGGCTACGGACTACAACGGCATTATCGAAGCCCTGCGTGCCAAGAAGCTGGACGTTGCCTATCTGGGGCCGTTTTCTTACGTGCTGGCCAGCACGGTGGCGGATGTAGAAGCCTTCGCGGTCGCTGTGACCAAGAAAACAGGGAAAAGCGCCTACAAGAGCCTGATCGTGGTGCGTGCCGATAGCGGGATCGACAATGTGGATCAGTTGAAAGATCGCACCTTCGCCTTTGTAGACCCCAGCTCCACGTCCGGCCACCTGTTCCCTAAAGCCGGTCTGGAAAACGATGGCTACAAGCCTGAAGAGTTGTTCTCCCGCGTGGTGTTTTCCGGTTCGCACGATGCCAGCCTGCTGGCGGTAGCCAACAAAAAAGTGGATGCTGCTGCGGTGGCCGACCGCATTTACGCCAGCGCGATTTCCAAAGGCCAATTGGCTCAGGATGATTTGAAAGTGGTGTGGTCTTCCAACGATATTCCCGAGTCGCCCATGGTCTGGCGCAAGGATCTGGATCCCAGCGTGAAAGAGAAAGTGGCCAAGGCCTTGGCCAACATCAAAGATGTACCTTGGGGTGATCAGGGTATGTTGAATGGTTTTCAGGCCACCAATGATGCCGCTTACAACGTGGTACGTGATACCGCCAAGGTGCTGAACCTGGATCTGCGGAGCATGAAATGA